GAATACGGCGATGTCGGTACTAAATACTAATATTTGTAAGCGCTCAAGAAGCATATTCCTGGGCGCTTATTTTTTTGTTAAGGAAATAATAAAAATATATCCAGTGACACCCTTTGATATGGAAATTTCACATCCAGCTCCAGGCGCCAGCCTCTCGGGTCATAAGTAATCCCACTAGGAAGAATTGAATTACATTCTTCTCAGGCTAATACCGCCACGTCGCGGTATTTCTTATGCCTGTCGAGGCTAGACGGGCGCCTTGCGCTTTTATTCATGTAAATTATTTTCCATTCATGAAACAATCCAAATGGGGAAATCTAAATAGCATACTCAAAAGGAGGTTTTTTGTTTGAATGTTTGCTGTCGCATATTGTTTTTCGCATTCGCAATTATCCTCTTTTCACCTTATCAAGCATTAGCTGAAGAGGAACAAACCCGAGAGCAAGAATTAGAAGAAAGGATGACGTATTACGTAAAAAACAGCAATCCATTATTGCCATGGTATTACTTAGCTGCTATTGATCAATTTGAACGAAATATACAAGCCGTGCGTCCTGATATTCCCAAAAGCGAGGGTCCAATCGCTATATACTTTCCAAGCGAATTTTGGAATGGCGCTCTGAATCCTTCCACCGTAGATGAGTCGGAAATTTCAATTACTTTTTTCAACGGATACGGACGAGATGGAAACAATGATGGAAGTGTTGATGTCGAAGATCCTGACGACAAACTCTATACGCTGGCAACATATATAAGCTCATATGGTGCCACGGAAAATAGTGTAAAAGAAGCCTTAATGGATTTTTATGACCGCAAAGAAACCGTTAATCAGATTATGACGATTTCAACATTGTATAAGCATTTTCAAACTGTAAATTTAGATGAACGCGCTTTTCCTTTACCAGTTCACGCCAACTATAGTTACCGAAGTACTTGGGGTGTCAGTAGAGGCTGGGGAGGAAGGCGAATACACGAAGGAACAGATCTATTCGCTAGCTATGGTGTGCAAGTTCTTTCAACTTCATACGGAATTGTTGAAGTGATGGGGTGGAATGATTATGGCGGATGGCGAGTAGGCATACGCGATATGTACAATACGTATCATTACTATGCGCATCTTTCCGGTTTTAATAAAGAAGTAAAAGAAGGCGATGTTGTAGAACCAGGTACATTACTTGGTTACGTCGGAAGTTCTGGATACGGTAAAGAAGGAACATCTGGACGTTTTGCGCCGCATCTACATTACGGAATGTATAAATATAACGGAAGAACTGAATGGGCTTTTGATCCGTTTCCGTATTTACGGATTTGGGAACGAGAAGGAAGAAATAAAAAACAATAACTCACCTCCCCGAAAATGGTAACAACCTACCATGATTGGGGATTGTTTTTTTATAGGATGAATGAATCAAGTAAATTTCGACAAAATATTCAGTATTATAAAATAAATATAGTAAAATCAGATTGACAATTGCGATAGTTACGAATACAATGTAGTCAATTGTCGCAATAATGTATTCAAATATACTGTTCTGATTTATTCCAAAAGAAAAATAGTTTCGAATGGAGTGTTCTTATGAGTGTGCAGCCTCTACTAGATGTTGAACAATTAAAAACCTATTTTTATTTGAACCAAAATCAAGTGGCCAAAGCTGTTGATGGCATTTCATTTTCAGTATTTCCAGGGGAGACTGTCGCTCTTGTTGGAGAATCGGGAAGTGGAAAGAGCATTACCGCATTATCCATTATGCAACTCATTAATAAACCGGGGAAAATTGTTGAAGGCTCGATAACGATGAACAATCAGGAGCTATTAAAATTAAAACCGAAACAAATGACTTCGATTCGAGGAAACGACATCGGAATGATTTTCCAAGAACCGATGACTGCGTTAAATCCAGTATTCACCATAGGAAATCAAATAACGGAAATCATTAGAAAGCATAAAAAAGTTAATAGGCGCGAAGCTGAAATTCGAGCAATTAGCCTGTTGAAAGTCGTGGGGATTCCGCGTCCCAATGAGATAATGAAAGAATATCCACACCAATTATCAGGCGGCATGCGGCAACGTGTCATGATTGCAATGGCCATATCATGCGATCCGCAGCTTCTAATAGCCGATGAACCAACCACAGCTTTAGATGTAACGATACAGGCACAAATTCTCGATTTAATGGTTGAAATGCAAGAAAAGTTTCAAATGGCACTTTTACTCATCACCCATGATTTAGGTGTTGTCTATGAATATACGGATCGTGTAATGGTCATGTACGGGGGGCAAATTGTCGAACAAGCCCCTACTAAACAACTATTAAAACTTAC
This genomic window from Sporosarcina sp. Marseille-Q4063 contains:
- a CDS encoding M23 family metallopeptidase, which produces MNVCCRILFFAFAIILFSPYQALAEEEQTREQELEERMTYYVKNSNPLLPWYYLAAIDQFERNIQAVRPDIPKSEGPIAIYFPSEFWNGALNPSTVDESEISITFFNGYGRDGNNDGSVDVEDPDDKLYTLATYISSYGATENSVKEALMDFYDRKETVNQIMTISTLYKHFQTVNLDERAFPLPVHANYSYRSTWGVSRGWGGRRIHEGTDLFASYGVQVLSTSYGIVEVMGWNDYGGWRVGIRDMYNTYHYYAHLSGFNKEVKEGDVVEPGTLLGYVGSSGYGKEGTSGRFAPHLHYGMYKYNGRTEWAFDPFPYLRIWEREGRNKKQ
- a CDS encoding ABC transporter ATP-binding protein, with the protein product MSVQPLLDVEQLKTYFYLNQNQVAKAVDGISFSVFPGETVALVGESGSGKSITALSIMQLINKPGKIVEGSITMNNQELLKLKPKQMTSIRGNDIGMIFQEPMTALNPVFTIGNQITEIIRKHKKVNRREAEIRAISLLKVVGIPRPNEIMKEYPHQLSGGMRQRVMIAMAISCDPQLLIADEPTTALDVTIQAQILDLMVEMQEKFQMALLLITHDLGVVYEYTDRVMVMYGGQIVEQAPTKQLLKLTRHPYTQGLLASLPKIDEDVDRLGTIKGTVPPSYNFPKGCRFATRCPYVMDKCKVSNPELKELDTGHFVRCYLYEDGGSTNDDD